Proteins encoded within one genomic window of Planctomycetota bacterium:
- a CDS encoding SAM-dependent methyltransferase, translating to MNYSVEPIGYVHASRTRATDDFWGGAESCIELVEGFTADALKGLTEFSHVEVFFLLHEADPAQTCRGARHPRDNKEWPEVGVFAQRGKNRPNRIGCTICCVLRCVGTRLFVAELDAIDGTPVIDLKPVLAEYLPREPVRQPQWTRELMSNYWRSADASRYHGPS from the coding sequence ATGAATTATTCCGTTGAACCCATTGGGTACGTGCACGCGTCCCGCACTCGCGCGACGGACGACTTCTGGGGTGGAGCGGAATCCTGCATCGAATTGGTTGAGGGCTTCACGGCCGACGCGCTGAAGGGCTTGACGGAGTTCTCCCATGTCGAAGTTTTCTTCCTGCTGCACGAAGCCGACCCCGCCCAGACCTGTCGCGGCGCCCGTCATCCGAGGGACAACAAGGAGTGGCCCGAAGTGGGAGTCTTTGCGCAGCGCGGCAAGAACCGCCCCAATCGGATCGGGTGCACGATCTGCTGTGTGCTGCGCTGCGTAGGGACGCGCCTCTTCGTGGCCGAGCTCGACGCCATCGATGGCACGCCGGTGATCGACCTCAAGCCGGTCCTGGCCGAGTACCTGCCGCGCGAGCCGGTGCGCCAGCCGCAGTGGACGCGCGAACTCATGAGCAACTATTGGCGATCAGCTGATGCTTCGCGGTATCATGGACCCTCGTGA